A DNA window from Arachis hypogaea cultivar Tifrunner chromosome 18, arahy.Tifrunner.gnm2.J5K5, whole genome shotgun sequence contains the following coding sequences:
- the LOC114925842 gene encoding uncharacterized protein gives MKRRMDADEKSASGTKKPKVDPKLSGNTADGVHLKRQLGAFTCSYCGDKGHTKRGCKKKKDADAATAAAAAAAAAAAAKAAEKKKNDEVHTVPEKPVHQPQDVSGQADLGSNPQEIELTQPSASEQEDSEKDPAPKRPSKLSPRRRSSNQPTAPTVNPLQGASSATSSKFANLMQFIPTPGFRPPRKKN, from the exons ATGAAGCGGAGGATGGATGCGGACGAGAAGAGTGCTTCTGGAACTAAGAAGCCTAAAGTTGACCCAAAACTCTCAGGCAACACTGCAGATGGTGTACACCTAAAGAGACAGCTGGGTGCATTTACATGCAGTTACTGTGGTGATAAGGGGCATACAAAGAGAGgctgcaaaaagaaaaaagatgctGATGCTGCTACTGCTGCTGCTGCAGCAGCAGCCGCTGCCGCTGCCGCCAAGGCagctgagaagaagaaaaatgatgaaGTTCATACTGTGCCTGAGAAGCCGGTTCATCAGCCCCAAGACGTGTCTGGCCAAGCAGATTTGGGAAGCAATCCCCAGGAGATCGAATTAACTCAGCCTTCTGCTTCTGAGCAAGAGGATTCTGAAAAG GATCCTGCACCGAAAAGACCTTCCAAGCTGTCACCACGAAGACGATCCTCTAATCAGCCAACCGCACCAACAGTGAATCCCTTGCAGGGTGCATCTTCAGCAACATCTTCAAAGTTTGCCAACTTGATGCAGTTCATCCCAACGCCAGGATTTAGGCCTCCaagaaagaagaattga
- the LOC112771992 gene encoding pentatricopeptide repeat-containing protein At2g20710, mitochondrial, translating to MLFRSSFKLFNSSRVSAYQLYSTESLLSSSSSFSELHHQIIGDNGDPTIPLTPVLNQWLQHGGSLTHKQIQHLISTLSYSRRYTHALQISEWMSESSKYNLTPGDVAKHLNLISKVRGLEQTESFYRGIPDALIGFKVNAALLKCYAEHKSLEKAEAIMKKIKKVCPVNSPTCYNMMLKLYAQLGKYDKLDSLMREMMEKDICNGATYTIRLNAYVAAADIEGMEKLLMRMEADPLATVDWYTYTTAANGYLKGGNVEKALSALKKSERLAVGRSKRLAYESIQTIYATIGNKDEVYRIWDKCKALNGFQNKDYLCMLSSLVKLADIDGAEKILEEWESNYKVFDTRIPHLMIRAYCKLGMLDKVEAYIKRLLDSGRQLHASTWDNLADHYCTDNDMEKAVQAMKNVLSAKRPRWRPNPLVLAASLEYLKEKGDLDSVLQILKFYSDGGYLSVATYDKLVSYVHGEIPDAKAIDLIRVENQLDEDTEHLDEDTNDV from the exons ATGTTGTTTCGATCAAGTTTCAAACTTTTCAATAGCTCACGTGTTTCTGCCTATCAATTATACTCAACAGAatcacttctttcttcttcttcttctttctcagaacTCCATCATCAAATAATTGGGGATAATGGGGACCCCACAATCCCACTGACTCCCGTTCTCAACCAATGGCTTCAACATGGCGGATCCCTCACTCACAAGCAAATCCAACATCTCATCTCAACCCTCTCTTATTCACGTCGCTACACGCACGCCCTTCAG ATATCAGAATGGATGAGTGAGTCAAGTAAATATAACTTGACCCCAGGAGACGTTGCTAAACATCTCAACTTGATATCGAAAGTTCGTGGCCTTGAACAAACCGAGAGCTTCTACAGAGGCATTCCTGATGCCCTAATTGGATTCAAGGTAAATGCTGCCCTCTTGAAATGCTATGCAGAGCATAAATCTTTGGAGAAAGCAGAGGCTATCATGAAGAAAATTAAGAAGGTTTGTCCTGTGAACTCCCCCACGTGTTACAATATGATGTTGAAACTCTATGCGCAGTTAGGAAAATATGACAAATTGGATAGTCTAATGCGAGAAATGATGGAAAAGGACATATGCAACGGTGCTACATATACTATTCGGTTGAATGCGTATGTGGCTGCTGCAGACATAGAAGGGATGGAGAAGTTACTAATGAGGATGGAAGCTGATCCTCTTGCAACTGTTGATTGGTATACTTACACTACTGCAGCAAATGGATATCTGAAAGGTGGCAATGTCGAGAAGGCCTTGTCAGCACTGAAGAAATCAGAGCGATTAGCTGTAGGCAGGAGCAAGAGGCTTGCCTATGAATCTATTCAAACTATATATGCTACTATTGGTAATAAGGATGAGGTTTATCGAATTTGGGATAAGTGCAAAGCCTTGAATGGATTTCAGAACAAAGATTACCTCTGTATGTTAAGCTCTTTGGTGAAGCTAGCTGACATTGATGGAGCAGAGAAGATCTTGGAAGAATGGGAATCCAATTATAAAGTTTTCGACACCAGAATTCCACATCTTATGATCCGTGCTTATTGTAAATTGGGTATGTTGGATAAGGTTGAGGCTTATATCAAGAGGCTTTTGGATAGTGGCAGGCAATTGCATGCGTCTACATGGGATAATTTGGCAGATCACTATTGCACAGATAATGATATGGAGAAAGCAGTTCAAGCAATGAAGAATGTGCTCTCGGCAAAAAGACCAAGATGGAGGCCTAATCCCTTAGTTTTGGCTGCATCTTTAGAGTACCTGAAGGAAAAAGGAGATTTGGACTCAGTGCTTCAGATTCTCAAGTTCTATAGTGATGGTGGTTATCTCTCTGTTGCAACCTATGATAAACTAGTAAGTTATGTTCATGGTGAAATCCCTGATGCAAAAGCCATTGATCTGATTAGAGTGGAAAATCAATTAGATGAAGACACTGAACATCTTGATGAGGATACAAATGATGTTTGA
- the LOC112771045 gene encoding E3 ubiquitin-protein ligase RMA1H1, giving the protein MDLHQYFEGGMPQMDYFEDNSSLEMWKCASDSDAIADSDGNASGGGFECNICLECVQDPVVTLCGHLYCWPCIYKWLNFRNISSETGEKRKPQCPVCKSEISQSSLVPLYGRGQASSASEDKAHQAGVVIPRRPLGPGSSSTANVSQPSSRVYHSHYPDPSQQFNSIPGSYSSPLTNSFNTTYGIIGETIYARVFGNQVTNIYTYPNSYHLAGNNNPRIRRYLMEADRSLSRICFFLFCCTVLCLLLF; this is encoded by the coding sequence ATGGATTTACATCAGTATTTTGAAGGGGGTATGCCCCAAATGGATTATTTTGAAGATAATTCATCTCTGGAAATGTGGAAATGTGCTAGTGATAGTGATGCCATTGCAGATTCAGATGGAAATGCCTCTGGTGGTGGCTTTGAATGCAACATCTGCCTCGAATGCGTGCAGGATCCGGTAGTCACTCTTTGTGGTCATCTCTACTGCTGGCCCTGCATTTACAAGTGGCTTAATTTCCGAAACATCTCTTCCGAAACCGGAGAGAAGAGGAAGCCACAATGTCCAGTATGCAAGTCGGAAATTTCTCAGTCCTCCCTTGTTCCCCTATACGGCCGTGGCCAAGCTAGCTCAGCCTCAGAAGACAAGGCTCACCAAGCCGGAGTTGTCATACCGCGGCGACCCCTTGGTCCAGGATCATCAAGTACTGCAAACGTTTCCCAACCTTCATCTCGAGTTTATCATTCCCATTATCCTGATCCTTCTCAACAATTCAACTCCATTCCAGGTAGTTACTCTTCGCCGCTAACAAACTCCTTTAACACCACATATGGAATCATTGGCGAAACAATATATGCAAGGGTATTTGGAAACCAGGTGACCAACATATACACATACCCCAATTCATACCATCTTGCTGGGAACAATAATCCAAGGATTAGAAGGTATCTAATGGAAGCTGATAGATCACTTAGCAGAATATGTTTCTTCCTCTTTTGTTGCACGGTTTTGTGTCTTCTCTTATTCTGA